From Carnobacterium alterfunditum DSM 5972:
CCCAATAAAAATCAGCAATGGAAACAATTCCGTGGCAATCCCAAAATCAAATAAAACATTTAAGATGCCCTCTTGCTCCTGGTTATTTACAACTTGACTAACTAGGCCAGATTGCGGGAAATTCACTAATAATGTCCCAAGGCCCATAGGAACAAGTAAGGTTGGTTCATATTTTTTTTTAATGCCCAAATAAATCAGCGTTCCGCCAATTGCCATCATGACAATTTGTCCAAGTGAAATCGATAATAAACCAGTAAAAAAAGTACTCAAAAAATCTCCTCCCTTACGATGGATCATCCGGCACTACCGTAAAAGAAATGTTAACTTGGAACAATGATCATCAAAGGCTCTCCCGCTTCTACTTCTTGACTATTTTGTACCTTTATCTTAAGCACAATGCCGCTAACAGGTGCGACAATTTCATTTTCCATTTTCATCGCTTCAAGTAAACACACCGTTTCTCCAGCTTTTACAGATTGATTTTCTTTTACCTTTACAGATAGTATTCTTCCTTGCATGGGTGCTGCGATCGTTACACCTTCTTGAGGCGTTGTGTTTGATTGGTTCGCACCCACACTTCCGATATCATTGGTTTTATTCATTTGAGAAGACTCTTGGCTGAACTCGCCTTCTATTTCCTTCACTGAAACTTGGTAGC
This genomic window contains:
- a CDS encoding biotin/lipoyl-containing protein; this translates as MKNYEITVNGKSYQVSVKEIEGEFSQESSQMNKTNDIGSVGANQSNTTPQEGVTIAAPMQGRILSVKVKENQSVKAGETVCLLEAMKMENEIVAPVSGIVLKIKVQNSQEVEAGEPLMIIVPS